Proteins encoded in a region of the Bacillus sp. T3 genome:
- a CDS encoding aromatic ring-hydroxylating dioxygenase subunit alpha: protein MMVQDPVLIQQWHPVFLAKDLTEKPNSVEILGEKVVVFRTEHGVHAFRDLCIHRGVPLSLGKVVNNEIVCPYHGWSYNHHGKCTCIPALPKDKTIPTKAVAKAYSCCEKFGLIWVCLGKPDHDTPNIGTESLDHPDYAIIQMGPYEVDAAGPRVVENFLDVSHLMFVHEGLLGDSDFAEIGDYQVHQVDGVLLTDEIFVYQPDPDGRGYDVQSKYTYKVYQPLMVGFTKKITDSEDFFQLFMIVLPVNEHKSTAFMIMERNYALDEDEQVFINFQNTLIEQDRVIVENQKPELLPLDLQAELHLKSDRLSIAYRKMLREQGITFGTE, encoded by the coding sequence ATGATGGTACAAGATCCAGTCTTAATCCAGCAATGGCATCCAGTATTTTTAGCAAAAGATTTAACAGAAAAACCCAATTCGGTAGAGATTCTTGGAGAAAAAGTAGTCGTGTTTCGAACAGAGCATGGTGTACATGCGTTTCGGGATCTATGTATTCACCGAGGAGTACCTCTTTCACTAGGAAAGGTAGTTAACAATGAAATTGTATGTCCATACCATGGCTGGAGCTACAATCATCACGGGAAATGCACCTGTATTCCAGCTCTGCCAAAGGATAAAACAATTCCTACAAAAGCTGTAGCAAAAGCCTATTCTTGTTGTGAAAAATTCGGACTCATCTGGGTTTGTTTAGGTAAGCCTGATCACGATACACCCAATATAGGAACGGAGTCACTGGATCATCCAGATTACGCAATAATTCAAATGGGACCTTATGAAGTAGATGCGGCTGGCCCTCGAGTCGTCGAAAATTTCCTTGATGTTTCCCATTTAATGTTTGTCCATGAGGGTCTATTAGGGGATAGCGATTTTGCGGAAATTGGTGATTACCAGGTCCATCAGGTTGATGGGGTACTCCTAACGGATGAAATATTCGTTTACCAGCCTGACCCTGATGGAAGAGGCTACGATGTTCAATCGAAATATACGTACAAGGTTTATCAGCCATTAATGGTTGGATTTACAAAAAAAATTACAGATTCTGAAGATTTTTTTCAATTGTTCATGATTGTCCTTCCGGTAAATGAGCATAAAAGTACGGCTTTTATGATTATGGAAAGAAATTATGCGTTAGATGAGGATGAACAGGTTTTTATCAATTTTCAAAATACGCTCATTGAACAAGACAGAGTCATTGTCGAAAATCAAAAACCAGAACTTCTACCACTTGATCTGCAAGCTGAACTCCACTTAAAAAGTGACCGGCTTAGTATTGCCTATCGGAAAATGCTACGAGAACAAGGGATAACGTTTGGTACGGAATAG
- a CDS encoding diguanylate cyclase, translating to MKTCSYFKYFILLFSIFAIGSFIFFQQRCYASTNTKTIILPKSFSEMDVTNELTILVDQTSKISKSEILVQDKQFVPIEDAKVSGDLSKATYWIKLVIQNPSAEKKNIVLELKKPHLSAVSLYTQKNGNLKLIENMGYAFPFHVRTIKHRNMVFTLPLPTHSTKTYFIKINTDSFFQAPVTLWDPIAFSMNNYLSQTVFGLYYGIMLAMLVYNGFLFFSLKEKTYFYYIMFLLGFMLVQLIWDGFAFQWLWGAFPWWALRSNAFFILFTAIFSLLFTSHFLQLDVHIPILHKVVKKLSFVFSLFLLAPFVLSVKVATLLSMAAVAAVTLLVISIIVVLRFSTREAKYYMIAWVPLIVGITLNLLAGYKVIPLTAISLYAPKIGAVIEVMLLSLGLADKIKRVTIEKEILKKLAMFDPLTKLFNRGMFFNKANELYKLSGKQKNPDSLLLIDVDYFKTINDQFGHLVGDQALVFLGKQLQYMFNQYGIVGRYGGEEFIAYLPNTSEQEADKVAKSFIQLCHKQPFLLDNGQTLTITVSIGICCNNQAQNSLQEMVHFADVALYEAKNNGRDQVILASQLGKIKKTPVML from the coding sequence AATCATTCTACCTAAAAGCTTTTCGGAAATGGATGTTACAAATGAATTAACGATTTTAGTTGATCAAACCAGTAAAATCTCAAAAAGCGAGATTTTGGTACAAGATAAACAGTTTGTCCCCATTGAAGATGCAAAGGTATCGGGCGATTTATCTAAAGCAACCTATTGGATAAAACTTGTTATTCAAAATCCTTCTGCAGAGAAGAAAAATATTGTGCTAGAGCTTAAAAAACCCCATTTAAGCGCGGTTTCCTTATATACACAAAAAAACGGTAATCTTAAACTCATCGAAAATATGGGTTATGCATTCCCTTTTCATGTTCGAACGATAAAACATAGGAATATGGTCTTTACTCTACCATTACCAACTCACTCAACAAAAACGTACTTTATAAAGATTAATACTGACAGTTTCTTTCAGGCGCCTGTTACATTATGGGATCCAATTGCATTCTCAATGAACAACTATTTATCGCAAACAGTATTTGGTCTCTATTATGGAATTATGCTGGCAATGCTTGTCTATAATGGCTTTTTATTTTTTTCATTAAAAGAAAAAACGTATTTCTACTATATTATGTTTTTATTAGGATTTATGCTTGTTCAATTAATTTGGGATGGATTTGCCTTTCAATGGTTATGGGGAGCTTTCCCGTGGTGGGCTCTGAGGTCGAATGCATTTTTTATTTTATTCACTGCAATTTTTTCATTATTATTTACGAGCCATTTCCTACAACTAGATGTTCATATACCTATTTTACATAAGGTTGTTAAAAAATTATCATTCGTTTTTTCATTGTTTTTACTTGCACCATTTGTTCTATCTGTTAAGGTAGCTACGTTATTGAGTATGGCAGCAGTAGCTGCTGTTACTCTATTGGTTATATCGATTATCGTTGTTCTCCGATTTTCAACGCGTGAGGCAAAATATTACATGATTGCTTGGGTACCTCTCATTGTTGGAATCACATTGAATTTACTTGCTGGATATAAGGTTATCCCTTTAACAGCAATTTCACTTTATGCCCCGAAAATAGGCGCGGTTATTGAAGTCATGTTATTATCACTTGGTCTAGCTGACAAAATTAAGCGAGTGACGATTGAAAAAGAGATCCTAAAAAAACTGGCAATGTTTGATCCATTAACAAAATTATTTAATCGCGGAATGTTTTTTAATAAGGCAAATGAATTATATAAGTTATCAGGGAAACAGAAAAACCCGGATTCCCTCCTGTTAATTGATGTAGATTATTTTAAAACCATTAATGATCAATTCGGTCATTTGGTTGGGGACCAAGCACTAGTTTTTCTTGGAAAACAATTACAGTATATGTTTAATCAATACGGAATTGTTGGGCGCTATGGTGGGGAAGAATTTATCGCTTATTTACCAAATACATCCGAACAAGAGGCAGATAAGGTTGCCAAGTCATTCATTCAGCTTTGTCATAAGCAGCCATTTTTGCTGGATAATGGGCAAACATTGACGATTACCGTTAGCATTGGGATATGTTGTAACAATCAGGCGCAGAATTCTTTACAGGAAATGGTTCATTTTGCTGATGTAGCTTTATATGAGGCGAAGAACAATGGTCGTGATCAAGTTATCCTGGCGTCACAATTAGGAAAAATCAAAAAGACTCCTGTTATGCTTTAA